The Brassica napus cultivar Da-Ae chromosome C7, Da-Ae, whole genome shotgun sequence genomic interval GagtttagaaaacaaaataaggatatttcattattttCGGACATTAGTAAAGACAAAACACATCTTATGTTTACTAGTTGTGTTATAAAAAGTGGTTGGGTTTATAGTTAAGCCCAACAAAAGGCCCAATCTGAACCACTCACGTAACGAGAAACCCTAAATGCTCGACTGTCTTCTCTTCCGTTAGTTATTAGTCTCTCTAGCGTTTtagtttcttctctctctctcaggaaTAAACAGTTGCTGTGGAAATCGGAAATGGTATTACTTTCTCGTTCGAGTTCATTACATTGTTCTTAAAGTCATTCATTAGCCAGTTCATTGTTAATTCACTCTACTTAGAGCAGTCCCATCTTATTAGTTTTGGTGAATCTACTGCATTAATGGAttatgttcttcttcttcttttagattCGAGATATAGTGCTAAATTGTATTAGCCTGATTCCTAAGTTTCTGCACCTGTGGTTGAGAAGAGGATATGTTTTAAAATCTGATCTTCTATGTTTCAGTGTAGCAGCTAACATAGTTACGGTGTAAGATGAATTGATTGCTACTTCTTTAGCCTATTTATCTGTTAGCTTATACATGTTATATACAATTCATGCTTGCTATAGAAGCCTACCTACTTGTTTATTTGTTATACTTCTCTCTTATCTTGTCTTGTGGCTGTTCATCATCGTTTAACATGCTTCATAACACTAAAAATATGTACTTTAATTGGTTTAGGCCCCAAAGAAAGGAGTCAAAGCGGTTACCAAGAAGAAGCCGGTATTTGATTAGTGATTACcttcctcctctctctctctctataaaatGTGTTTGCTTTTCTCTGTACCTCTGCTTAGTTGTAAACATCTTCTTGGTTTCAGGAGAAAGTAACAAACCCACTTTTTGAGAGGCGTCCAAAGCAATTTGGAATCGGAGGAGCATTGCCACCGAAGAAGGATCTCACCAGATACATCAAATGGCCAAAGTCCATCCGCCTCCAGAGGCAGAAGCGTATTCTGAAGCAGAGGCTTAAGGTCCCACCTGCACTCAACCAGTTCACTAAGACCCTTGACAAGAACTTAGGtctttccccatctccttcccTTTTGATGTTGCTCTGTTTTAGCTGTTTTTAACACAATGTCTTTATAATTGCAGCAACTTCTCTCTTGAAGATTCTCCTCAAGTACAGGCCTGAGGACAAAACAGCCAAGAAGGAGCGTCTTCTCAAGAAGGCTCAGTCTGAGGCCGAGGGAAAGCCTGTTGAATCGAAGAAGCCTATTGTTGTGAAGTATGGTCTTAACCATGTTACATACCTCATTGAGCAGGTCTGTTCCCTTTCTGAACTAATCCAGTCGTCACTCTCTAGTGATTAGTCTTGTCTGCAACTTATTCGTTTTTTTATGATTTCAGAACAAGGCGCAACTGGTGGTGATTGCTCATGATGTGGACCCCATTGAGTTGGTTGTCTGGTTACCTGCACTGTGCAGGAAAATGGAGGTTCCTTACTGCATTATCAAGGGGAAGTCACGATTGGGAGCGGTAATGATAATATGATTTGTTTACTCATTATATgtgttaggaaaaaaaaaaacatgtattgtGATCTGTAATCTCCTTTGTTGGTGGTGACTTGTTTGCAGATTGTCCACCAGAAAACAGCAGCTTGCTTGTGTTTGACAACGGTGAAGAACGAGGACAAGATGGAGTTCAGCAAAGTCCTTGAGGCTATTAAGGTAAGAGATGATTGTTCATCTTCatttgctaaatatttaaaaataaattctttAACTGTTTGCATGGTTGTATTATAGGCAAACTTTAATGACAAATATGAAGAGAACCGGAAGAAGTGGGGAGGTGGGATAATGGGATCCAAATCACAGGCCAAGACCAAGGCTAAAGAGATAGTTCTAGCCAAGGAAGCTGCTCAGAGGATGAATTAAtctatagttttatattttgccTTAAAAAGTCTTTTGTTTTAGCTGCTGGGACACCCCTCTTTACACCGCCTTGAGTATCCCATATTTGACTTGGGCTTTAtggaattttaacttttgaaaAGATTCATAGTGCATATCTCTGATGATCTAAAAGTAGAAAAGAAAAGCATTCTCTGAACTTGTGAAGCTTAATTGTTGGGCAAAGAATCTTCCATGACCACTAGTTTCCTCGGTGAAGTTGATCTATTATTCGAATGACACGAGTCTTTCATGTAATCATCAAAGGCTAAATAAACAAAGAAAGCTCCTGGAAAATGCAATCACCAACCGACCATCTTTGTTTTTAGGTCGGTCATGTCAAGTTAGAATACTGTCTCCCTTTGTTTTCTCGCCACGTGACACCAATCTTATGAACtgaactgaaccgaaccgattCAAACCAGGCTTATTTGGATTCGCAAAATGAACAAATAGACCAGACCAGAGTAGTTGTAAACCGACCGACATGACATGAGCGTTTAtgttcttttttcatttttacttatTAAACCGTAACTATTTTGTAAATTCCAACGAAAAAGGAGTGAACCAACTGTAGCAAACCGAACATTTCTCCAAGagacattttttttctataaattagGCTCTTCCTTAAAAAAGAGCCTCAACAATTTCACAGAGTTGTCTCTCTGTTTCTCACTCTTCCAGATTTTAGTAGCTTCTGAAATTTCTTTAAAGAACTAAGAGAAAATGACCAAGTTTTGGACTTTGGTCACTGCTCTTCATACAGGCGCT includes:
- the LOC106407403 gene encoding 60S ribosomal protein L7a-2-like, with product MAPKKGVKAVTKKKPEKVTNPLFERRPKQFGIGGALPPKKDLTRYIKWPKSIRLQRQKRILKQRLKVPPALNQFTKTLDKNLATSLLKILLKYRPEDKTAKKERLLKKAQSEAEGKPVESKKPIVVKYGLNHVTYLIEQNKAQLVVIAHDVDPIELVVWLPALCRKMEVPYCIIKGKSRLGAIVHQKTAACLCLTTVKNEDKMEFSKVLEAIKANFNDKYEENRKKWGGGIMGSKSQAKTKAKEIVLAKEAAQRMN